A region from the Pseudomonas cucumis genome encodes:
- a CDS encoding FliM/FliN family flagellar motor switch protein, whose protein sequence is MTVQALRLRPMKSDEAQVRRRLGKGLTLDFQLEAARGTLSVHLLDTGPRSITGNVMASGCGPLLLSDAEALLSLISSCPAMLSESDRNPEDSAWYWQIYNQYLSPELQALFIHLEPAQTPLDDGLECLLEARINDVRICSQLRLAPTTLLRLLDRGNWRPPLSVPDSDLPLCIPFLLGRTHMSAAALRSLRQGDIVFPEQALFAPDGQGPLQIGGCRLSLQMESTNPPRFIVTELEETAMNAPLDYLNPPSLDSMNALEGLPDLDTSALGQTLASADRFADLPLALTLRMGSVSLKLSELRTLAIGSVLTVEGSTVGNAMLCHGERPLAHGELVDVEGRLGLQITRLEQLR, encoded by the coding sequence ATGACCGTTCAAGCACTCAGGCTGCGGCCGATGAAAAGCGATGAAGCCCAGGTGCGCAGACGTTTGGGTAAAGGCCTGACGCTGGACTTTCAGCTGGAAGCGGCCCGGGGCACGTTGAGCGTACACCTGCTCGACACTGGCCCCCGGTCGATCACCGGCAACGTCATGGCCAGCGGCTGCGGCCCCTTGTTGTTGAGCGATGCGGAAGCCTTGCTCAGCCTGATATCCAGTTGCCCGGCGATGCTGTCGGAAAGCGACCGCAACCCGGAGGACAGCGCCTGGTATTGGCAGATCTATAACCAGTACCTGAGCCCCGAATTGCAGGCGCTGTTCATTCATCTGGAACCTGCGCAAACGCCCCTCGATGACGGCCTGGAATGTTTGCTGGAAGCGCGCATCAACGACGTGCGGATTTGCAGTCAGCTACGACTGGCGCCGACCACCTTGCTGCGGCTGCTCGATCGAGGCAACTGGCGCCCACCGCTGTCAGTCCCGGACAGTGACCTGCCCCTCTGCATCCCCTTCCTGCTGGGTCGTACCCACATGAGTGCAGCGGCCCTTCGCTCCTTGCGCCAGGGCGACATCGTATTCCCCGAGCAAGCACTTTTTGCCCCGGACGGGCAAGGCCCCCTGCAAATCGGTGGCTGCCGCCTGAGTCTACAAATGGAGAGTACCAACCCTCCGCGTTTCATTGTCACCGAACTGGAAGAAACCGCCATGAATGCACCGCTCGATTACCTCAACCCTCCCAGCCTTGACTCCATGAACGCCCTTGAAGGTTTGCCCGATCTGGACACCTCCGCCCTCGGACAAACTCTCGCCAGCGCAGACCGCTTCGCCGACCTGCCGCTGGCGTTGACCCTGCGCATGGGCAGCGTCTCACTCAAGCTATCGGAACTGCGGACTCTGGCCATCGGCTCGGTACTGACCGTGGAGGGCAGCACCGTGGGCAATGCCATGCTGTGCCATGGCGAACGACCTTTGGCTCATGGCGAATTGGTGGATGTGGAGGGGCGTCTGGGTCTGCAGATTACACGCCTGGAACAACTGCGATGA
- the sctR gene encoding type III secretion system export apparatus subunit SctR, translating to MSQGQIDPMMLALFLGGLSMVPLLMVICTAFLKISMVLLITRNAIGVQQVPPNMALYGIALAATLFVMAPVFNEMGQRFKQLPERHETLVQMQDSASQVVEPLRLFMSRNVDPDIQTHLLENTQRMWPAEMAAKASREDILVIVPAFVLSELQAGFQIGFLIYIPFIVIDLIVSNILLALGMQMVAPMTISLPLKILLFVLVDGWTRLLDGLFYSYL from the coding sequence ATGAGTCAGGGACAAATCGATCCGATGATGCTCGCCTTGTTTCTCGGCGGGCTCTCGATGGTGCCGTTGCTGATGGTGATCTGCACCGCGTTCCTGAAGATTTCCATGGTGCTGCTGATCACCCGCAACGCCATCGGGGTGCAACAGGTGCCACCGAACATGGCGCTATATGGCATCGCGCTGGCGGCGACCCTGTTTGTCATGGCCCCGGTGTTCAACGAGATGGGGCAACGCTTCAAGCAATTGCCGGAACGTCATGAAACATTGGTGCAAATGCAGGACTCTGCCAGCCAGGTCGTCGAGCCGTTGCGGCTGTTCATGTCGCGCAACGTCGATCCCGACATTCAGACCCACCTGTTGGAAAACACCCAGCGTATGTGGCCGGCGGAGATGGCGGCCAAGGCCAGTCGTGAGGACATTCTGGTGATCGTCCCGGCGTTCGTGCTCTCGGAGTTGCAGGCCGGTTTTCAGATCGGTTTTTTGATCTATATCCCATTCATCGTCATCGACTTGATCGTCTCCAATATCCTGCTGGCCCTGGGCATGCAAATGGTCGCGCCCATGACAATTTCCCTGCCCCTGAAAATCCTTCTGTTCGTTCTGGTGGACGGCTGGACGCGCCTGCTTGACGGTCTGTTCTACAGCTACCTGTAA
- the sctS gene encoding type III secretion system export apparatus subunit SctS, whose protein sequence is MEILNLFKQAMLLVVVLSAPPLIVAVIVGIVTSLLQAVLQLQDQTLPFAIKLVAVGIALALTGRWIGVELMQLTLLAFGMIAQTGH, encoded by the coding sequence ATGGAAATCCTGAACCTGTTCAAACAGGCCATGCTGCTGGTGGTCGTGCTCTCGGCGCCGCCGCTGATCGTGGCAGTGATTGTCGGCATCGTCACATCGTTGCTGCAAGCGGTGCTGCAGTTGCAGGACCAGACGCTGCCGTTCGCCATCAAACTGGTCGCGGTCGGCATCGCCCTGGCTCTGACCGGGCGCTGGATCGGCGTCGAGTTGATGCAATTGACCCTACTGGCGTTCGGCATGATTGCGCAGACCGGGCACTGA
- the sctT gene encoding type III secretion system export apparatus subunit SctT: protein MFEHAISLLSDSVIALTLGMARIYPCLLLVPAFSFRELKGMQRNGIVLALALMPMPGIRATLVGVEFHWLNLCGLALKEAVLGMLLGVLLAMPFWLFESIGCLFDNQRGALIGGQINPALGDNTSELGFMFKQVLIMLLILGAGLSSLTQVLWDSYSVWPATQWMPIPAADGFVVYLSLIASIFRFMVLYAAPLVGLLLLIEFGMAILSLYSPQLQVSTLAMPAKSLAGLAFLVLYLPMLSLLAEGRLDALGDLRHTLPLLLNPRP from the coding sequence ATGTTCGAGCACGCCATCAGTCTGTTGTCCGACTCTGTCATTGCCCTGACCCTTGGCATGGCGCGGATCTACCCTTGCCTGCTGCTGGTTCCGGCGTTTTCCTTTCGCGAACTCAAAGGCATGCAGCGCAACGGCATCGTTCTGGCGCTGGCCCTGATGCCCATGCCGGGGATCCGCGCCACGCTGGTCGGGGTTGAATTCCATTGGCTGAACCTTTGTGGCCTGGCACTCAAGGAAGCGGTACTCGGCATGCTGCTGGGAGTTCTGCTGGCCATGCCGTTCTGGCTGTTCGAATCCATTGGCTGCCTGTTCGACAACCAGCGCGGCGCCCTGATCGGTGGACAGATCAACCCGGCACTCGGCGATAACACCTCTGAACTCGGATTCATGTTCAAGCAAGTGCTGATCATGCTGTTGATCCTCGGTGCAGGCCTTTCCAGTCTCACCCAAGTGCTGTGGGACAGTTACAGCGTGTGGCCGGCGACCCAATGGATGCCGATACCCGCGGCCGATGGATTCGTTGTTTACCTGAGCCTGATCGCGAGCATTTTCCGCTTCATGGTGCTCTACGCCGCGCCCTTGGTCGGCCTGCTGCTGCTGATCGAATTCGGCATGGCGATTCTCAGTCTGTACAGCCCGCAACTGCAAGTCTCTACCCTGGCGATGCCGGCCAAGAGCCTGGCCGGGCTGGCGTTCCTGGTGCTGTACCTGCCGATGCTGTCGCTCCTTGCCGAAGGTCGGCTCGATGCCTTGGGCGATCTGCGCCATACCCTGCCATTGCTGCTGAACCCGCGGCCCTGA
- the sctU gene encoding type III secretion system export apparatus subunit SctU — MSEKTEKPTQKKLNDARKKGQIGQSQDVHKLLIFGALIELIFTLAESGMDKLKGLMAVPFGQLGMPFQTALKEMFIKASIDLLLFMLPALGLAVIMRVIGGWSQFGILFAPEALKLDFDRLNPINQFKQMFSAKQLFNLFNSLSKAVLITCVLYALLPPAVEDLIGLANTDLDTYWRAMIDMFSRLSRICLGVLLVLAALDFGLQKYFFLKGQRMSHEDIRKEHKDSEGDPHMKSHRRSMGRELTQGGAAPAPKKAPVEDADMLLVNPTHYAVALFYRPEETALPRIICKGQDADARDLIERAREAGVPVIRFVWLARTLYRSEVGRFIPRETLQAVAQAYRLLRELDEHAADDIIEMTDSLN, encoded by the coding sequence ATGAGCGAAAAAACAGAAAAACCGACCCAGAAAAAACTCAACGACGCGCGCAAGAAAGGCCAGATCGGGCAAAGCCAGGATGTTCACAAACTCTTGATCTTCGGTGCCCTGATCGAGCTGATTTTCACCCTTGCCGAAAGCGGCATGGATAAGCTCAAAGGCCTGATGGCCGTACCCTTCGGCCAACTGGGCATGCCTTTCCAGACCGCGCTCAAGGAGATGTTCATCAAGGCCAGCATCGACCTTCTGCTGTTCATGCTGCCGGCGCTGGGCCTGGCGGTGATCATGCGGGTCATCGGCGGCTGGTCGCAATTCGGTATCCTCTTCGCGCCAGAGGCCCTGAAACTGGATTTCGACCGGCTCAACCCGATCAATCAGTTCAAGCAGATGTTCTCGGCCAAACAACTGTTCAACCTGTTCAATAGCCTGAGCAAAGCGGTGCTGATCACCTGCGTGCTGTATGCGCTGTTGCCGCCCGCCGTGGAGGACTTGATCGGGCTGGCCAACACCGATCTGGATACGTACTGGCGCGCCATGATCGACATGTTCTCGCGACTTTCACGAATCTGCCTGGGCGTTTTGCTGGTGCTGGCGGCACTTGATTTCGGGCTGCAAAAATACTTCTTCCTCAAGGGCCAGCGCATGAGCCACGAGGACATCCGCAAGGAGCACAAGGATTCCGAAGGCGACCCGCACATGAAGTCGCACCGCCGTTCCATGGGCCGCGAACTCACTCAGGGCGGCGCCGCGCCCGCTCCGAAAAAGGCCCCGGTGGAAGACGCCGACATGCTGTTGGTCAACCCCACGCACTACGCCGTGGCGCTGTTCTACCGGCCTGAGGAAACCGCCCTGCCGCGCATCATCTGCAAGGGCCAGGATGCTGATGCCCGTGACCTGATCGAGCGTGCCCGCGAGGCCGGTGTGCCGGTCATACGCTTCGTCTGGCTGGCCCGCACCCTGTATCGCAGTGAGGTCGGCCGCTTCATCCCGCGCGAAACCCTGCAAGCGGTGGCCCAGGCTTATCGCCTGTTGCGCGAACTGGATGAGCACGCTGCTGACGACATCATCGAAATGACCGACAGCCTGAACTGA
- a CDS encoding AvrE-family type 3 secretion system effector: MIPSSNVRISSSASVDTTQRTGGSSDFHQRPEQPTQRSSHSLGSIGKRFRKKLGKLLHIGTPSGSRPNASAAASGAAATVTTATPAPATATPATRRPPSHNSLGAQLERARQQEKAAGKKPMTQGPASDEPSTSGSAEKESKASNKPRTRLLSGGVHELVTTRPLKKMPVKLESVPEDHFIDPPLAPKTSEGLDHELAASLPKPKAAAKGEQSAADKTPRSEASPSQSPATTVSEIEEVGDDTGLHGISLQDGKTPEQDEQAVKSALRESRRDGARLQGGDGFGRSINDQLAPTGERPLANESGPKLSRSNAGRFNHGTELLERTHDPKRPLSLDHEGQLQVGRMDPPALADIVQSKLKTADNSFVALHSESGANSHEHVLLDNKGNLLHLKQSDTATTLLRSSQTSDAHPFLKDFTDAAPQLRNQNGSLGLYGHNTQIGKEILDAPGKAQFSQLTGVHEDHNGQQLRLHDDKLYRFDAATKGWQAHPQLAGQTFSALSTQGDGKTYGLTDQAVVDLSSPEHRRYPATNIKAFSVSREGEAALLQVKDDKQSLGLLDLSTRPATALTASIDVKLADDADVTSIALTKEALLLSDTQGRLYRVDRQQLGGDRSELSLTPEQAITHPEVNLGVTHQAQALIGDDKGQVHALVKDPAGHTHAHPVDTGSGSLKAGWNLTDAMVLNNTRGLPGVTPTQSNTFDLGRLGKVGLDNQQVQRWDAATRSWGHTEIKDVSHLSIGLDSRAYMLQNGTLKKLDVSQAPAPQSFGRDYALSQATQTTKVSAGSAIAGLEGRTITGFAMVNPEHFVALDDTGKLTAHHEKGAMTELTTEGLNGSIKSLALDQHSDLFALNDQGEAFQLDKEDWQASEAKPRPEAQWKKIATPDDEPLGSLRTGDDQQLNATLLHGDDKPLARQNNHDWKAVEPSDSKDVLGDLHERLNDGVKTKRIPGTGLTARFAASALGRGGMETQNRVSTKEFITAHVFKPTLEMPRWVKATGDSLVHTAKGRDGLNEVYQAEGKVFKKLEAIADANTPLPAAGEDLKSRIARLDLGPEGKALVEQLEGFRSELENHAYKSTVHLGQEYGQLKTVPFRQFEGLLNQHGEFNPASKRTALSMGLSDVARKLNINSSDHNLMQELQGALKKIGPSEENRTGELLGKLEEKGMNISHQKEEIPLGRRRNPSDDLALTKARLALDVVALKDLSDLVGKIENEQKEAQAQTPQHPSQPAEPPRMRTAQIMEYRDGLLQLRDVQYEEHPVKQVTDMGFRGHASLESTYDGLKAFIKGFSKTDHATSSNLRAATGSTTQKELAGTLKSALKQLDHGDDEISIQRSYGASLSTPFVGLIGKPLGPFPNGSVGAARTYTMNAERDGEGINFYILRDGALSAKAGVGAGKDVLTDITGEKSNSKPIGNDRTFQPAIRLDADVSATATGITRNGLLFKIADEDIDQFVDHLIDGKITPMELMKNGYSHEVQKGQRFNFDVNLSAIADARAGFGLSESGSTPLSAAARATGGASVNVNLLNYSDYSLVSTMDKGTRREGGMNRPRLFTNATAGIHLRTQIAGSHALVSGRSSTTEQTNTAPAMPTKAPTAGSAGLISAPALSGSVTVESKTTKRVKFLFVEAQPLKGSDVKSVSGDLKNAFKDKATEKELARLTEQSTSPASAEDPEKALESHLEGLNTYFADKKPQNDEQYAALRALTKANNQHVAAKNHHNMLDNARFESSYTNLSRLDQNGVLTQLLSDLNPTHVESNAERITGFMAQDPKLNALIKHLQSTEGTLARVRLELKDGPADTVDIGSRNGTITNDDLSKMLGTRDNMRIKAITVFHSVTQPESFTTPTPLLSASSSASLSISKTLGKINFSYGENQNVPKSYTLDGDIARTDAGTKALLTELKDAGLQLKS, encoded by the coding sequence ATGATTCCATCATCAAACGTCCGGATCTCCAGTTCGGCTTCCGTGGATACCACGCAGCGAACCGGCGGCAGCAGCGATTTTCATCAACGGCCGGAACAACCGACCCAACGCAGCTCGCATTCACTGGGCAGCATCGGCAAACGCTTCAGGAAAAAGCTCGGCAAGCTTCTGCATATCGGCACGCCCTCCGGGAGCCGTCCGAATGCTTCGGCAGCGGCGTCTGGCGCTGCTGCCACCGTAACCACTGCAACCCCAGCGCCGGCAACGGCCACACCCGCCACCCGCCGACCACCCAGCCACAACTCGTTAGGCGCGCAACTTGAGCGCGCGCGCCAGCAGGAGAAAGCGGCCGGTAAAAAGCCGATGACACAGGGCCCGGCGAGCGACGAACCCTCGACGTCGGGGAGTGCAGAGAAAGAGTCGAAAGCCTCGAACAAACCGCGGACCAGGCTGCTGTCGGGTGGCGTGCACGAGCTGGTGACCACCCGCCCGCTGAAAAAAATGCCGGTCAAGCTGGAGTCAGTTCCGGAAGACCACTTCATCGACCCGCCTTTGGCGCCCAAAACCTCTGAAGGCCTCGACCACGAGCTCGCCGCCAGCCTGCCCAAACCGAAAGCGGCAGCGAAAGGCGAACAGAGCGCTGCCGATAAAACCCCACGCAGCGAGGCCAGCCCTTCACAGAGCCCTGCCACTACCGTCAGCGAGATCGAGGAGGTCGGTGACGACACCGGCCTGCACGGCATCAGCCTGCAAGACGGAAAAACCCCGGAGCAGGATGAACAGGCGGTCAAATCGGCGCTCAGGGAAAGTCGCCGGGACGGTGCACGGCTGCAGGGCGGCGACGGTTTCGGTCGTTCGATCAACGATCAGCTGGCGCCCACCGGCGAACGACCGCTGGCCAATGAATCGGGCCCCAAGTTGTCACGCAGCAATGCCGGGCGCTTCAACCATGGCACCGAACTGCTGGAGCGGACCCACGACCCGAAACGGCCCCTGAGCCTGGACCATGAAGGCCAGTTGCAGGTCGGGCGCATGGACCCGCCGGCGCTGGCCGACATCGTCCAGTCGAAACTCAAGACCGCCGACAACTCATTCGTCGCCCTGCACAGCGAGTCCGGGGCCAATAGCCACGAACATGTGCTGCTGGATAACAAAGGCAACCTGCTTCATCTCAAGCAGTCCGACACCGCCACCACCTTGCTGCGCAGCAGCCAGACCAGCGACGCCCACCCGTTCCTCAAGGACTTCACCGACGCCGCCCCGCAACTGCGCAATCAGAACGGCAGCCTGGGTCTGTACGGGCACAACACTCAAATCGGCAAGGAGATCCTCGACGCGCCCGGCAAGGCCCAGTTCAGCCAGTTGACCGGCGTCCACGAAGACCACAACGGCCAGCAACTGCGTCTGCATGACGACAAGCTCTATCGCTTCGACGCGGCCACCAAGGGCTGGCAAGCGCATCCGCAGCTGGCCGGGCAGACCTTCAGCGCCCTGAGCACCCAGGGCGATGGCAAGACCTACGGCCTGACCGACCAGGCGGTGGTCGACCTGAGCTCGCCAGAGCATCGGCGATACCCCGCCACTAACATCAAGGCCTTCTCCGTCAGCCGCGAGGGTGAAGCCGCCTTGCTCCAGGTCAAGGACGATAAACAAAGTCTCGGGCTGCTCGATCTGAGCACCCGTCCGGCCACGGCGCTCACCGCCAGCATCGACGTGAAGCTCGCCGATGATGCAGATGTCACCAGCATCGCCCTGACCAAGGAAGCGCTGTTGCTCAGCGATACCCAGGGCCGGCTGTACCGTGTCGACCGCCAGCAATTGGGCGGTGACCGCAGCGAACTGTCGCTGACGCCAGAGCAGGCCATCACGCACCCGGAGGTGAACCTGGGCGTGACCCACCAGGCCCAGGCGTTGATCGGTGACGACAAAGGCCAGGTGCATGCGCTGGTCAAGGATCCGGCCGGCCACACCCATGCCCACCCGGTCGATACCGGCAGCGGCTCGCTCAAGGCCGGCTGGAACCTGACCGACGCCATGGTCCTGAACAACACCCGCGGCCTGCCCGGCGTCACACCGACCCAGAGCAACACCTTCGACCTGGGCCGTCTCGGCAAAGTCGGCCTGGACAATCAGCAGGTCCAGCGTTGGGACGCGGCCACCCGTTCCTGGGGGCATACCGAGATCAAGGACGTCAGCCACCTGAGCATCGGCCTCGACAGCCGGGCCTACATGCTCCAGAACGGCACGCTGAAAAAACTCGACGTGAGCCAGGCCCCGGCACCGCAATCTTTCGGTCGCGACTATGCGCTGTCCCAGGCGACCCAAACCACCAAAGTGAGCGCCGGCAGCGCGATCGCCGGGCTGGAGGGGCGCACCATCACCGGTTTCGCCATGGTCAACCCGGAGCACTTCGTGGCCCTGGACGACACCGGCAAACTCACCGCCCATCACGAAAAAGGCGCGATGACCGAGCTGACCACCGAAGGTCTGAACGGCTCGATCAAGTCCCTGGCGCTGGACCAGCATTCGGACCTGTTCGCCCTGAACGATCAAGGGGAAGCCTTCCAGCTGGACAAGGAAGACTGGCAGGCCAGCGAGGCGAAACCGCGTCCCGAAGCGCAATGGAAAAAGATTGCCACACCGGACGACGAGCCGCTGGGCTCGCTGCGCACCGGTGATGACCAGCAATTGAACGCCACCCTGTTGCATGGCGACGATAAACCGCTGGCCCGGCAAAATAACCATGACTGGAAAGCGGTCGAACCGTCAGACAGCAAGGATGTGCTCGGCGACTTGCATGAGCGCCTCAACGATGGCGTCAAAACCAAGCGCATTCCCGGCACCGGTCTTACGGCGCGGTTCGCCGCCAGTGCCCTGGGCCGGGGAGGCATGGAAACGCAGAACCGGGTCAGTACCAAAGAATTCATCACCGCCCATGTGTTCAAGCCCACCCTGGAAATGCCGCGCTGGGTGAAGGCCACGGGCGACAGCCTGGTGCATACCGCCAAAGGCCGGGACGGTCTCAACGAGGTCTACCAGGCCGAGGGCAAGGTGTTCAAAAAACTGGAGGCCATTGCTGACGCCAATACCCCGCTGCCGGCCGCGGGCGAAGACCTCAAGTCACGGATCGCCCGGCTGGACCTGGGCCCGGAAGGCAAGGCGCTGGTTGAACAACTCGAGGGGTTTCGTAGCGAGCTGGAAAACCATGCGTACAAGAGCACCGTGCATCTGGGCCAGGAATATGGCCAGCTGAAAACAGTGCCGTTCCGTCAGTTCGAAGGTCTGCTCAACCAGCATGGGGAGTTCAATCCGGCGTCCAAACGCACGGCCCTGAGCATGGGCCTGTCCGATGTCGCGCGTAAGCTCAATATCAACAGTTCCGACCATAACTTGATGCAGGAGCTGCAGGGTGCCCTGAAGAAAATCGGCCCTTCGGAGGAGAACCGCACCGGCGAACTGCTGGGCAAGCTCGAAGAAAAGGGCATGAATATCTCCCACCAGAAGGAAGAGATTCCGCTGGGTCGTCGGCGCAATCCCAGTGACGACCTGGCCCTGACCAAGGCCCGCCTGGCGCTGGATGTCGTGGCCCTCAAGGACTTGTCCGATCTGGTGGGCAAGATCGAGAACGAGCAAAAGGAAGCCCAGGCACAGACACCCCAGCACCCGTCCCAGCCGGCCGAGCCACCGCGGATGCGCACCGCGCAAATCATGGAGTACCGCGACGGCCTGCTGCAACTGCGTGATGTGCAGTACGAAGAGCACCCGGTCAAGCAGGTCACCGACATGGGCTTCCGTGGGCATGCCAGCCTGGAGTCGACCTATGATGGCCTCAAGGCCTTCATCAAGGGCTTCAGTAAAACCGACCATGCCACCAGTTCCAACCTGCGTGCCGCCACCGGCAGCACCACCCAGAAGGAACTGGCCGGCACACTCAAGTCCGCGTTGAAACAGCTCGATCATGGCGATGATGAAATCAGCATACAACGCAGCTATGGCGCGAGCCTGTCCACCCCTTTCGTCGGTCTGATCGGTAAACCCTTGGGTCCCTTCCCGAATGGCAGTGTCGGCGCGGCCCGGACCTATACCATGAATGCCGAACGTGATGGTGAGGGTATCAACTTCTATATATTGCGCGATGGCGCCCTCTCGGCAAAAGCCGGTGTAGGAGCGGGCAAGGACGTGCTCACAGATATCACCGGAGAGAAGTCCAATAGCAAACCGATAGGCAACGATCGCACGTTCCAGCCAGCTATACGTCTGGATGCCGATGTGAGTGCCACGGCCACAGGCATCACACGCAATGGCCTTTTATTCAAGATTGCCGATGAGGATATCGACCAGTTCGTCGACCATTTGATCGACGGCAAGATCACCCCCATGGAGCTGATGAAAAACGGCTATTCACACGAGGTGCAGAAAGGGCAGCGTTTCAACTTCGACGTGAACCTCTCCGCCATTGCCGATGCTCGTGCCGGATTCGGCTTGAGTGAAAGCGGCAGTACGCCTTTGTCCGCAGCGGCCCGTGCCACCGGAGGGGCTAGCGTTAATGTCAATCTATTGAATTACAGCGACTATTCACTAGTCTCGACGATGGATAAAGGTACTCGTCGGGAAGGGGGCATGAACCGTCCACGCTTATTCACCAATGCCACCGCTGGTATTCATTTACGTACTCAAATTGCCGGTTCACATGCCCTCGTATCCGGTAGATCTTCAACGACTGAGCAAACCAACACAGCCCCTGCCATGCCAACAAAGGCCCCAACAGCCGGGAGCGCGGGACTAATTTCTGCTCCAGCGCTTTCCGGATCGGTGACGGTAGAGTCAAAAACGACCAAACGCGTCAAGTTTCTGTTTGTTGAAGCGCAACCCTTGAAAGGGTCGGACGTAAAGTCCGTATCCGGCGACTTGAAGAATGCCTTCAAGGACAAAGCCACCGAAAAAGAGCTGGCGAGACTCACCGAGCAGTCAACGTCTCCAGCGTCTGCGGAAGATCCCGAGAAGGCGCTCGAATCACACCTGGAAGGGCTGAATACGTATTTTGCAGACAAGAAGCCGCAAAATGACGAACAATATGCAGCGTTACGTGCCCTGACCAAGGCCAACAATCAACATGTGGCTGCAAAAAACCACCACAACATGCTTGATAACGCACGGTTTGAAAGCTCTTACACAAACCTGTCCCGCCTGGATCAGAACGGTGTATTGACCCAACTGCTGTCTGACTTGAATCCAACGCATGTCGAAAGCAACGCCGAACGGATTACCGGGTTCATGGCGCAAGACCCCAAACTCAATGCGCTGATAAAGCATCTTCAATCGACCGAAGGTACCCTCGCCCGCGTTCGACTGGAACTCAAGGACGGGCCAGCCGATACCGTGGATATCGGCTCGAGAAACGGCACTATCACCAATGATGACCTGAGCAAAATGCTCGGCACTCGCGACAATATGCGGATCAAGGCCATCACTGTTTTCCACTCCGTCACTCAACCTGAAAGCTTCACCACGCCGACCCCACTGCTCAGTGCCAGCAGCAGCGCCTCCCTGAGCATCAGCAAGACACTTGGCAAAATCAATTTCAGCTATGGTGAAAATCAAAACGTGCCGAAAAGCTACACCCTGGATGGCGACATTGCCAGGACCGACGCTGGCACTAAAGCGCTGCTGACCGAGTTGAAAGACGCAGGCCTGCAGCTCAAGAGTTAA
- a CDS encoding aspartyl/asparaginyl beta-hydroxylase domain-containing protein: MWSLTIADFSLFAHPEYLAVRPSFYSLDSFKPLLELKNNWQIIRDELSHLHAPLLDIDRTDKSHGQVFTELNQHLLSGGDYGWLKGWGQAGGNRDWVQFALQVQNQPIEAARAFFPKTLDLLGALDGIKVCSLARLAAHSFLTCHRHPEIFSEGLLQMHITLSAATEGNYAYLNVNGEFHQHRPGEAVIFDGSLDHFVVNASNAERTILYLEFDKARMASRGELE; encoded by the coding sequence ATGTGGTCACTGACAATCGCTGATTTTTCCTTATTCGCTCATCCGGAGTACCTTGCCGTGCGCCCCTCTTTTTATTCGCTGGATTCGTTCAAACCGTTGCTGGAACTGAAGAACAACTGGCAGATCATTCGCGACGAACTATCGCATCTGCATGCACCTCTGCTTGACATCGACCGGACCGACAAGAGCCATGGTCAGGTCTTCACAGAACTCAACCAGCACTTGCTTTCGGGCGGTGACTACGGCTGGCTCAAGGGCTGGGGGCAGGCAGGCGGTAATCGCGATTGGGTGCAGTTTGCGCTACAGGTACAGAACCAGCCGATCGAGGCCGCCCGTGCGTTTTTTCCCAAGACTCTAGACCTGCTCGGCGCCCTTGACGGGATCAAAGTGTGCTCCCTGGCGCGCCTGGCCGCTCACAGTTTCCTGACCTGCCATCGGCATCCGGAAATTTTCAGCGAGGGGCTGCTACAGATGCACATCACCCTGAGCGCCGCGACTGAAGGCAATTACGCGTACCTCAATGTCAACGGTGAGTTCCATCAGCATCGCCCGGGCGAGGCGGTGATCTTCGATGGCTCGCTCGATCATTTCGTGGTCAATGCCTCGAATGCCGAGCGTACGATCCTTTACCTTGAGTTCGACAAGGCCAGGATGGCGAGCCGTGGAGAGTTGGAGTAA
- a CDS encoding HrpW-specific chaperone has protein sequence MADEQTGDQIPVSWKSLVQGDGYLSPEQRKAFEYAIDLVLGRLHATLDQPTQGSGHFQFDRYVDGLETLFLRDATAQDLQSDAAVTAFWIVRLFADRILRAADTSPSMH, from the coding sequence ATGGCTGACGAGCAGACCGGGGATCAGATTCCTGTAAGCTGGAAGAGTCTGGTGCAGGGTGACGGTTACCTTTCGCCGGAGCAACGCAAGGCGTTCGAATACGCGATCGACCTGGTGCTCGGGCGCTTGCATGCGACGCTCGATCAACCGACGCAAGGCAGCGGACACTTTCAATTCGACCGCTATGTCGATGGGCTGGAGACCTTGTTCTTGCGTGATGCGACTGCTCAGGACCTGCAAAGCGATGCAGCCGTGACCGCTTTCTGGATAGTGCGGCTATTTGCCGACAGGATCCTGCGGGCCGCTGACACAAGCCCCAGCATGCACTGA